The region AAGGGCGAGTTTCAGCTTGGCAACTAGCGCTACTGTTATCCGTTAACGGTCACCGATTACGCCTCGCGCTATTTGCTGTTGTGCGAGGCCATGGATTCCACCCGCGAGCAGCCCGCTTTCCTGGGTTTGAACGATTGTTTCGGGAACGCGGCTTGCCCCAAGCGATTCGTTCCGACAATGGCCTTCCCTTCGCTTCCCCCAACGGACTCTTCAACCTCTCGAAACTGTCTGTGTGGTGGTTGCGCTTGGGGATCAGTATCGAACGGATTCGCCCGGGTCATCCCCAACAAAATGGCCGCCACGAGCGCATGCATCTGACGCTGAAAAACGAAACCACTCGGCCGGCCGGTGCTAACCTTCTGCAACAGCAGGCCAAGTTCGATGCCTTCGTCGAGGAGTTCAATTGCGAAAGGCCGCATGAAGCTCTCAACATGCAGTGTCCAGGCCAGGTTTACACTGTCTCAGCCCGACCCTATCACGGCATTCCCGATCCCCATTACCCATTTCACGACCAGACTGTCGTAGTCACCAACTGCGGCCGCCTTTGCCTTTATCGCAAGAAAATCAATCTCAGTTCCAGCCTGGCCGGCCAAGCTGTCGGTGTCAAAGAGGTAGACGACGGCTTCTGGCTCGTCAGCTTCATGAACTATGATCTTGGTTATATAGACTTGGAGGAGAAAACCCTGCAGCCTCTCGAAAACCCCTTCGGGGCAAAAGTGTAACCCGTGTTTCCGGTACGTTCTGTTACCTATGTCTCAGGACCGGACAAAGAGATTCTGGCGACCCCGGCAGGATTCGAACCTGCGACCCTCTGCTTAGAAGGCAGATGCTCTGGTCCAACTGAGCTACGGGGTCCTAATAGTATTTTAGCGCGAAAGAGTGCAGCCCCGAACCTCTTGCTTCCCTTTTCGGTTTCTCCGGTCCTTACGAACCAGACACTTTGCTGCCCTCGTATGCCAGCAAAAGCTCCAGAGCGGCGTCAACCGGAATGCCCAGACGTTTCGCGTTTTCCTTAACCCCTGCGAGCATTGGGAAAGAACTCTTTCCTGTCGCCCTTCTTGCTTTGTCTCGTTCTGTTGGCATTGCCACCAAGCGGTCCACGGCAACCTTTTTTGCTTCAACCCGTATGTGACTGTAGTAGCGCACGGCCTTTTCGGATACGTGCCCTGCAATGGCCCGTACCGTCTCGTCGGGGGCGCCGCACTCCAGCAATTTCGTAATGGCCTGGTGCCGAAAGCAGGTGGGCGTTACCCAAGGCAGGCCGGCTGCGCTCGCAATTTTCTTGAACGCCGCGCGAATGAAGCAGGAACTGGCCGGCCGTTCGGGATCATACAGTCCCCTCTTGACGCGATACGCAATCAGGTAGTGATGGGGCTCGCAAGACCCGTGTTCTTTGGCCACTTTCAGGAGCTCCTGAGCGGCGCGCACGGCAACCTCGTTGAGGGGGACGCCTCTGACCCTATGCTGGTTTTTCACTGGCGCCGCGACCTGGATCACGGGCGGATCGTCCTTCAACCGGAGATGCGCGAGCCGGAGCGCGCGGAGTTCACATCCTGAAATCGTTGTGTTGGCGGTGAGCAAGGACGCGTAGCAGGCGGTTTTCCAAACCGGCCGTTGCGACGCGAAACGGAAGAAGCGCTCCTCTTCTTCTGTGGTCAAGACTCGCGCCGGCGCCCAGTTCGATTCGGGCAAGCGCTCGTAGTATCTGCTGATAGGATGCCAGAGGTCGGCCAGGGCCAGCACCTGCGCGAGAGCATTGAGCTCGTGGTTGATGCAGGAGGCTCCGGCCCTGCCGCGGCCCTCCCCCTCTGTGCTTCGCCATTTCTGGTAGTCACGAAAATGGGCCTCATGCAGCGATGAAAGGGGCTTCTCTGCGCCGAAGAATTTCACCAGATACCGGAAATGAAACCGGTAGTTTTCAAGCGTGCGAGGTTTGAGCTGCAGCTGACGCCGTTCCAAATAGATTTTGAAAGATTGTTCCAGCGTCGTGTCTGCTGCGATGGGTGCCGAGTTTGAGGGGCTTGAATGGATCACGGCCGTGGAGTCTAAATCACTTCCTGAATATGCGGGAGTGGCTCTTCATAGACAGGGTGATTTGGTCTGCGCGCTCGAACGTGATAATTGAAACGGGCGCCAGGTTCAGGAACCCAATAAAAATATGTTCCGCGAGAGACCGCTCAGCTCGGCGTTTCTACAAATCATGGTCGCTTAGAAACCGGCCATAGTCGTTGCTCTCCAGCCAACGATACAAGGGCACGTGGAGTCTCAGCGTTACCCGCAACCGCCGTTTGACGTTTCGCATGGATACCGCAGAGCGTGAAATCTGCGACGTAGATTTGGAAGACTATCACTAGAGAGAGGGAATAAACGCTATGCCTATGAAGAACCCGCCCCACCCTGGAGATTTCATTCGGACCGAGATTATCAAGCCCACAGGCCTCTCGGTAACGGCTGCGGCCGCGGCGCTCCAGGTCTCTCGGCCCGCGCTCTCCAGCCTGCTGAACGGTAAGGCAGGCCTTTCTGGAGATATGGCGCTGCGCATCGAAAAAGCATTCGGGGTGAAGATGGACACGCTCATGCGGATGCAAGCCTCCTACGACATCGCCCAAACCCGCAAGCGCGAAAGGAAAATCCACGTTCGGAGGATTCACACGCTTGCCAACGTTCACGCATAAGGAACTCAGCACTCGATGGACAGGTGCGTCGATGCGGTCCAGGAGTATCTCGTTAGGTAATTTGGAACAGGACCCCCTGTTCGGGAACCAAGCCCTGAGAACCGCGGCGCGGTTTACGTGCGCTGGCGGCCGCCTGTCCAAACACCAGGACCTGACTTGGGTTCAGGACCGCGTCAATCAAAGGATGCGATTGGGGCTGAGATTGGCCTGCCGTTGCCGCTAAATCGGGCACCGCTCCTGGTTCGATGGTTGTGCTTTCCGCACACGCCGGAAATAACCGCTGGTGCTCGGCATTAAGGCACTTCCAGACCGCATCAGCCGATTCGCCAATCCCGTTCTTCTCCACCAGTTCCTTGGCCATGGAGGTAAGCATGTCATCGTCTTCGTCCAGGGTTTGCAGCCCCTCGCCGGCAAACTTGCCTTCCATGGCCAGGGCCACGAGCAACTTCTTCCCCATCAGCCGGAGACACTTGACTTGCATGG is a window of Terriglobia bacterium DNA encoding:
- a CDS encoding site-specific integrase, encoding MIHSSPSNSAPIAADTTLEQSFKIYLERRQLQLKPRTLENYRFHFRYLVKFFGAEKPLSSLHEAHFRDYQKWRSTEGEGRGRAGASCINHELNALAQVLALADLWHPISRYYERLPESNWAPARVLTTEEEERFFRFASQRPVWKTACYASLLTANTTISGCELRALRLAHLRLKDDPPVIQVAAPVKNQHRVRGVPLNEVAVRAAQELLKVAKEHGSCEPHHYLIAYRVKRGLYDPERPASSCFIRAAFKKIASAAGLPWVTPTCFRHQAITKLLECGAPDETVRAIAGHVSEKAVRYYSHIRVEAKKVAVDRLVAMPTERDKARRATGKSSFPMLAGVKENAKRLGIPVDAALELLLAYEGSKVSGS
- a CDS encoding HigA family addiction module antidote protein, with product MPMKNPPHPGDFIRTEIIKPTGLSVTAAAAALQVSRPALSSLLNGKAGLSGDMALRIEKAFGVKMDTLMRMQASYDIAQTRKRERKIHVRRIHTLANVHA